Genomic window (Blattabacterium cuenoti):
ATTTAAAAATTTGTAATAGGGGAAATAATGTTGTAAACTTGTACAGTTTTCATTCTATTCTTTTTTAGGTCTCATAGCTCAGTTGGTTAGAGCACCTGACTCATAATCAGGGAGTCGCTGGTTCAAATCCAGCTGGGACCATTTGTTTTTATATTTGTAACCGGGGAGGGATTCGAACCCACAACTTACAGTTTAGGAAACTGTTGTTCTATCCTAATTGAACTACCCAGTCTTAGTATCTATAATAGAAACAATCGATTTATTTTTTCTCCCTTTTTTAAAAGAAACATAACCATTTTTTGTAGCGTATAAAGTATGATCTTTCCCCATTCCTACATTTATTCCAGGATGATGTTTCGTTCCTCGTTGACGAACTATAATATTCCCAGAATTTACATATTGATTTCCATATATTTTAATACCCAATCTTCTCCCTACTGAATCTCTACCATTTCTAGAACTTCCAGAACCTTTTTTATGAGCCATATTATTTTAATGTTTTTTTTCTAAAAAAGAAATTATTTTTATTTTTGAAAATAAAGGTCTAAATCCATTTTTTACTTTATATCCTTTTCTTCTTCGTTTTTTTAAAATAATTATTTTTTTTCCTTTTATATGTTGTAAAATTTCTATTTGGACACTTATTTTTTCTAAAAAAGGATTTCCTAAAAGAAGTTCTCCTTCTTTAAAAAATAAAAAAACTTGATTTAATAATATTTTTTTTCCTACATTTTCAGAAATGTGAGGAACATAAATATATTTATTTTCAATAAGTTTAAATTGTTTATCTTTTATATTAACAATTGCGTATATCATAAATAATTTTAATACTTTACTTTAGTAATATTTTTTTTGCTTTTAAAAGACTTTCAAATAAATAATTTATTTCTTGAAAAGTATTATATATAGAAAAACTGACACGAATCATCCCTGAAACTTTAAAAAAGTTCATAAGAGGTTGTGCACATAAATGCCCTGTTCTAACCGCAATTCCTAAACGATCTAAAATACTCCCTACATCAAAACAATGTAATTCATCTAAATTAAAGGAAATAATACCAGATTTTACTGAAATATCTATAGAATTTCCATACAATTGAATTCCATCTATTGAACTTAAACGTTTTACAGCATATATTAAAAGCTCTTTTTTGTAATATTGAATATTTGATATCCCTATTTCTTTTACAAAATCTATAGCTGCTCCCCACACGATGATCCCTTCTATATTTGGGGTCCCGGCCTCAAATTTAAACGGTAGATCTGAATAAGTCGTTTTATCAAAACTTACATTTTTAATCATTTCACCTCCAAATTGATAAGGATTTAACTTTTCTAATATTTTCTCTTTTCCATACAATATCCCAATTCCAGTAGGCCCATACATTTTATGGGCGGAAAAAACATAAAAATCAACATTTAAATCTTGTACATCTAAATCTAAATTAGATGGAACTTGAGCTCCATCGACTAAAACTAAAGCACCATATTTATGAGCCTTATCAATAATATATTTCACAGGATTAACAATCCCTAAAACATTAGATATATGACTAATAGATACTATTTTTGTTTTTTCTGAAATAAAAAATTCAAAATCTGTTAATTTTAAAAAACCATTTTCATAAATAGATATTATTTTTAATATGGCTCCTTTTTTTTTACAAAGGATTTGCCATGGAACAATATTTGAATGATGTTCAATACAAGAAATAATAATTTCATCTCCTTTTTTTACAAAAGACTCCATACTAGAAGCTATCAAATTAATTGATTCTGTAGCCCCTTTTGTAAATATAATTTCCGAAGAATGTCTTGCATGAATAAATTTTCTAATTTTATTTCTTACATTTTCTACACATAAAGTAGCTTTATGACTAAGATAATGCAATCCTCTATGAATGTTAGAATTCATAGTAGAATAATAATTTTGAGACGCTTGAATTACCTTAACTGGCTTTTGAGTTGTTGCTGCATTATCCATATAAATCAAAGGATAAGAATATATTTTTTCTTTCAAAATAGGAAATTGATTTCTAATTTCTTGTATTTTTTTTTCTGAAAACATATATTTTATTATAAATATTTATATAATTTTTCCTTCATTTTTTTGTATATAAATTTTTTTAATTCAAAAATATGAACAGAAATTAACATTTCCTCTAAAAAAGACAATAACAATAACATTTTAGCTTTTTTTTTAGGGATCCCTCTTGATTGAAGATAAAATAATTCAGATTCTTGTATATTATCTACGGTACAACCATGTGAACATTTTACATATTCGGAATAAATTTCTAATTGAGGTTTAGCATATATACACGCTTCATCAGAAAGAATCACATTCTGATTTTTTTGGAAAGCATTTATTTCTTTTATAAATTTATTTATAATTATTCTTCCATTAAAAATTCCTTTAGATTTTTCACATAAAATATTTTTGTATAATTGAAAACTATAAGCATCTGAACATAAATGATTCATCAAAGTATGATGATCTACAAATTGTTTTCCTGATAAAAGAGAAATTCCATATAAATAAGAATAAGTTTTTTCTCCGCTAGAATAAAATTTTAGGTTATTTCTTATAAAATTTCCTTGAAAAGAAAAAGTATAAACGGTACATTTACTATTCTTATTTTGTTTAAAAAATGTATTATCTATTGTAGAAGTTTCTATTAAATCATTTTGTATTTTATAGTAGTCAATTATGCTATGATTCATAGCATAAATTTCACTTACAGAATTTATAAATACTAAATGTTTCCTCAAACATTTATAATGTTCTATAATTTTAACATAGGAATGTTCTCCTACTATAATTAAGTTTCTATTATTCAACATAATTTTAGATTCTATCCCTGTAGAAATATGTAATATTTCAATAGGATTTTCTAAAATGACATTATTAGGAATATAAATGCACGCTCCATCTTTTAATAAGATTGTATTTAAAGTATAAAATGCATCATATTGATATGATAGTCTTCCATAAAAATCTTTAATTTCATTTTCTTTAAGTGATACTATGTTTGATAACATAATATTTTCTGTTTGAGCAGAAGACAGATAAGGATCATATTTCCCATCTATAAAAATTAAAACAAAAGATTTTTCTTTTTTAAGAAAAGTTAATTCTTTTATTTTTTTATATTC
Coding sequences:
- the rpmA gene encoding 50S ribosomal protein L27; the encoded protein is MAHKKGSGSSRNGRDSVGRRLGIKIYGNQYVNSGNIIVRQRGTKHHPGINVGMGKDHTLYATKNGYVSFKKGRKNKSIVSIIDTKTG
- the rplU gene encoding 50S ribosomal protein L21; the encoded protein is MIYAIVNIKDKQFKLIENKYIYVPHISENVGKKILLNQVFLFFKEGELLLGNPFLEKISVQIEILQHIKGKKIIILKKRRRKGYKVKNGFRPLFSKIKIISFLEKKH
- a CDS encoding aminotransferase class V-fold PLP-dependent enzyme, with protein sequence MFSEKKIQEIRNQFPILKEKIYSYPLIYMDNAATTQKPVKVIQASQNYYSTMNSNIHRGLHYLSHKATLCVENVRNKIRKFIHARHSSEIIFTKGATESINLIASSMESFVKKGDEIIISCIEHHSNIVPWQILCKKKGAILKIISIYENGFLKLTDFEFFISEKTKIVSISHISNVLGIVNPVKYIIDKAHKYGALVLVDGAQVPSNLDLDVQDLNVDFYVFSAHKMYGPTGIGILYGKEKILEKLNPYQFGGEMIKNVSFDKTTYSDLPFKFEAGTPNIEGIIVWGAAIDFVKEIGISNIQYYKKELLIYAVKRLSSIDGIQLYGNSIDISVKSGIISFNLDELHCFDVGSILDRLGIAVRTGHLCAQPLMNFFKVSGMIRVSFSIYNTFQEINYLFESLLKAKKILLK
- a CDS encoding SufB/SufD family protein: MQLREKITLLINKFSSDERKVDSYMSFLKRKHSDFFQKKGFPSSVKNEEWKNTDIDSIINQDYNVIFKHEKIKNTEYKKIKELTFLKKEKSFVLIFIDGKYDPYLSSAQTENIMLSNIVSLKENEIKDFYGRLSYQYDAFYTLNTILLKDGACIYIPNNVILENPIEILHISTGIESKIMLNNRNLIIVGEHSYVKIIEHYKCLRKHLVFINSVSEIYAMNHSIIDYYKIQNDLIETSTIDNTFFKQNKNSKCTVYTFSFQGNFIRNNLKFYSSGEKTYSYLYGISLLSGKQFVDHHTLMNHLCSDAYSFQLYKNILCEKSKGIFNGRIIINKFIKEINAFQKNQNVILSDEACIYAKPQLEIYSEYVKCSHGCTVDNIQESELFYLQSRGIPKKKAKMLLLLSFLEEMLISVHIFELKKFIYKKMKEKLYKYL